A region from the Salifodinibacter halophilus genome encodes:
- a CDS encoding LysR family transcriptional regulator, whose protein sequence is MPKSTPPLHYKLSDLRLFLAVVDTGSVSAGARQQYLVPSSVSERLSNLESALGTKLLERSRRGMVPTAAGRVVAEHARQCFAGLERMHADLADYSANVRTSVSLLANNTSLIDLAPRTLASFFRDNPLADVELEQARSEDIPTEVAAGRADLGLCNDNRHPALNFEALARDELVVITPTTHPLATATSVDFEACLAESFIGLRDYAPLHELIVEQAEHRGKRVIYRVRVNDFITVGNLVAAGVGIAIVPRSVIEQLDCCLATVSLAEDWALRHIYVCTPVRSEVINPYVDTLISHLRAAAR, encoded by the coding sequence ATGCCGAAAAGCACCCCGCCGCTGCATTACAAACTCAGTGATCTGCGTTTGTTTCTAGCCGTTGTCGATACCGGCAGCGTCTCGGCCGGCGCTCGGCAGCAGTATCTGGTGCCGTCGTCAGTTAGCGAGCGGTTGTCGAATTTGGAATCTGCGTTGGGCACGAAACTGCTCGAGCGCAGCCGGCGCGGCATGGTGCCGACGGCTGCGGGGCGCGTGGTAGCCGAACATGCGCGTCAGTGCTTTGCTGGCCTCGAACGCATGCACGCCGATCTGGCCGATTACAGTGCTAACGTTCGAACAAGCGTGTCGCTACTCGCCAACAACACCTCGCTTATCGATCTCGCGCCACGCACACTGGCCTCGTTTTTCCGCGACAACCCTCTGGCCGATGTGGAACTGGAGCAGGCACGCAGCGAGGATATTCCCACCGAGGTCGCGGCCGGCCGTGCGGATCTAGGGCTGTGTAACGATAACCGACATCCGGCGCTGAATTTCGAGGCGCTCGCGCGCGATGAGCTCGTGGTGATCACGCCGACGACACATCCATTGGCCACCGCGACCAGCGTCGATTTCGAGGCTTGTTTGGCCGAGTCGTTTATCGGATTGCGGGATTATGCGCCGTTACACGAGTTGATCGTCGAACAGGCTGAGCACCGGGGGAAACGTGTCATCTACCGTGTGCGTGTGAATGATTTCATCACCGTCGGTAATCTGGTGGCGGCCGGCGTCGGTATCGCCATCGTGCCACGCTCGGTTATCGAGCAATTGGATTGCTGTCTTGCTACCGTCAGTCTGGCCGAAGACTGGGCGCTGCGCCATATTTATGTCTGCACGCCCGTCCGCAGCGAGGTGATTAATCCATACGTCGATACGTTGATCAGCCATTTGCGTGCGGCCGCACGCTAG
- a CDS encoding potassium-transporting ATPase subunit F, which produces MWNSTFTPPGPSILRPIVGQAQEVCMWLLFIVCWATAIYLIAAVLRPERF; this is translated from the coding sequence TTGTGGAATAGCACTTTTACGCCTCCCGGCCCTAGCATCCTGCGTCCCATAGTTGGGCAAGCTCAGGAAGTATGTATGTGGTTACTTTTCATCGTCTGTTGGGCGACTGCTATCTACTTGATCGCAGCCGTGCTCCGACCGGAGCGGTTCTAA
- the kdpA gene encoding potassium-transporting ATPase subunit KdpA: MNEIILTYVVSLLLALPLGWYMANVFASSSGALDRVFGPVEQGVFRLAGIDASRPMDWKGYALAFMKFHVGLGALVFFILYFQGYLPLNPDGIQGMDWDLALHTATSFLTNTNQQHYSGQAQLSYFAHMFGIVTLQVITPTAGLVALVAIVRTLLARPHTVRQLGSGEVAVGNFYRDLVRAILRITLPLAFLVAILIAWQGVPSTFEGAQTTNTLDPAAEMTQQEVPVGPVASMVAIKQLGTNGGGWYGPNSSVPLENPTPVSNFIETVSLVLIPIATVIMAGFLSGRRRLAAGILSVMVMLSVSLVSLAVWSENQPNAAFVGLSETGPNMEGKETRFGPTASALWGAFTTQTSNGSVNSMHDSWNPMGGLVTLMDMFINAIFGGVGVGLINFLLYGLLAAFLGSLMIGRSPAIYGRALEAKEIKLLSIALLLPSLLILSFTGASFAFSGLAQNSNPAFHGISQVLYEYTSAFANNGSGFEGLGDDTVWWNVTTSVNLVFGRFIPILALLAIGARIAGKRAAPTGRGSLKIETPTFAVLTLGVIVLIALLSFMPVLVLGPIGEQLFLAN, translated from the coding sequence ATGAATGAAATCATTCTGACCTACGTGGTCTCGCTTTTACTCGCACTGCCGCTCGGCTGGTACATGGCGAACGTTTTTGCCAGCAGCTCGGGCGCTCTGGATCGTGTATTCGGCCCGGTTGAGCAGGGCGTCTTCCGGCTCGCCGGCATCGACGCATCACGGCCGATGGACTGGAAGGGCTATGCACTTGCCTTCATGAAATTCCATGTCGGCCTCGGTGCGCTCGTCTTTTTCATCCTTTACTTCCAGGGTTATTTGCCACTGAACCCGGACGGTATTCAGGGGATGGATTGGGATCTCGCTCTGCACACGGCGACGTCGTTTCTCACGAACACGAATCAGCAGCACTACTCGGGGCAGGCGCAACTCTCCTATTTCGCTCACATGTTCGGGATCGTCACCTTGCAAGTGATCACGCCAACTGCCGGGCTGGTGGCACTGGTCGCGATCGTGCGGACACTGCTGGCGCGCCCACACACGGTGCGTCAACTGGGAAGTGGTGAGGTTGCCGTGGGCAACTTCTACCGGGATCTCGTGCGCGCCATCCTGCGCATCACGCTGCCGCTGGCATTCCTCGTCGCCATTTTAATCGCCTGGCAGGGCGTGCCAAGCACGTTCGAGGGCGCACAAACGACGAACACCCTCGATCCGGCCGCCGAAATGACGCAACAGGAAGTGCCTGTGGGGCCGGTCGCATCGATGGTGGCGATCAAGCAACTCGGCACGAATGGCGGCGGTTGGTACGGCCCGAACAGCTCGGTTCCGCTCGAGAACCCAACGCCAGTGTCGAACTTCATCGAAACCGTCTCGCTCGTGCTTATCCCGATCGCAACCGTGATTATGGCGGGCTTTCTCTCGGGGCGTAGGCGTCTGGCTGCGGGCATTTTGAGCGTGATGGTAATGCTATCGGTTTCGTTGGTAAGCCTAGCGGTCTGGTCTGAGAATCAACCCAATGCCGCCTTCGTGGGTCTGTCCGAGACCGGTCCCAACATGGAAGGCAAGGAGACGCGTTTCGGTCCGACAGCGTCAGCGCTGTGGGGGGCGTTCACCACGCAAACGTCCAACGGGTCTGTGAACTCAATGCACGACTCCTGGAACCCGATGGGCGGGCTGGTAACGCTGATGGACATGTTCATCAACGCGATATTCGGCGGCGTCGGCGTCGGCTTGATCAACTTCTTGCTCTACGGGTTACTCGCGGCATTTCTAGGATCGTTGATGATCGGTCGCAGCCCGGCAATTTACGGCCGAGCACTCGAAGCGAAAGAGATCAAACTCTTGTCGATCGCATTACTACTGCCGTCGCTGCTGATCTTGAGTTTCACGGGCGCATCATTCGCCTTTTCCGGGCTGGCCCAGAACTCGAACCCGGCATTTCACGGCATATCGCAGGTCCTTTACGAATACACCTCCGCTTTCGCCAACAACGGCTCCGGTTTCGAAGGCCTGGGTGACGACACAGTCTGGTGGAACGTAACGACCTCCGTGAACCTCGTCTTCGGTCGCTTTATCCCGATTTTGGCGTTGCTCGCTATCGGCGCGCGCATCGCAGGTAAACGGGCCGCACCGACCGGCCGCGGGAGCTTGAAGATCGAAACGCCGACCTTCGCCGTACTAACGCTGGGCGTCATCGTCCTGATCGCGCTGCTGTCATTCATGCCCGTGCTTGTGCTCGGTCCGATCGGCGAGCAGCTGTTCCTGGCGAACTAA
- the kdpB gene encoding potassium-transporting ATPase subunit KdpB, which produces MSQKSSSVFGAMQPHELMLQALARLSPRNLAHNPVMFVVGGGTVISLIYTALAMGQGDPFGVNLAVTLILLATVLFANGAEALAEARGRAHASSLRTQRDQLQAERLRTGGDSETVPASELRRGDHVRVTANSLIPCDGEIVEGAATINESAVTGESAPVLREAGTDHSGVSAGTSVLSDGIVIKVTVDPGNSLLDRMIALVESAKRQKTPNEIALTVLLAAMTLIFLLVVANLVPLADFLGVTVPVPVLVAVLVCLIPTTIGGLLPAIGIAGMDRAMRANLVAKSGMAVEVAGNIDTLLLDKTGTITLGDRQATEFHTVGATARQHLLDAAYLASLADPTPEGQSTVKLAADQGAEATNGDHDAFIEFSAETRLSGVDRTDGTRIRKGATDAIQHFVEEGEATYDAEADQIVDRVARSGATPLVVADTTGVLGVIALSDVIKPGIDERLRSLSEVGVRTVMITGDNPLTAAAIAAEAGVDDYRAEVAPEDKLNLIREEQTNGRLVAMMGDGTNDAPALAQADLGLAMNAGTQAAREAGNMVDLDSDPGKLIEVVEIGKQLLITRGALTTFSLANDVAKYFVILPAIFAASIPALGALNILGMATPTSAVLAAVIFNALLIPALVPFALRGVRFKPQSSAGLLRRNMLLYGLGGLVLPFIAMKAIDLVLGLAV; this is translated from the coding sequence ATGTCTCAAAAAAGCAGTTCCGTTTTTGGCGCCATGCAGCCCCATGAGCTCATGCTACAAGCGCTTGCGCGCCTAAGCCCGAGAAATCTCGCCCATAACCCGGTGATGTTCGTGGTCGGGGGCGGCACGGTCATTTCGTTGATCTACACCGCTCTCGCGATGGGGCAAGGCGACCCATTCGGAGTCAATTTGGCCGTCACGCTCATCCTGTTGGCGACCGTTTTATTCGCCAATGGCGCCGAAGCACTGGCCGAGGCACGGGGGCGTGCACACGCTTCGAGCCTGCGCACCCAGCGCGATCAGCTCCAGGCGGAACGACTACGCACCGGCGGTGACAGCGAGACCGTGCCCGCCAGTGAATTACGCCGTGGGGACCATGTCCGTGTAACGGCGAATTCTTTAATCCCATGTGATGGCGAAATCGTGGAAGGCGCCGCCACCATCAACGAGTCAGCGGTCACCGGCGAATCAGCGCCGGTGCTACGCGAGGCCGGCACCGACCACAGCGGGGTTAGCGCTGGCACCAGCGTTTTGTCCGACGGGATCGTGATCAAGGTCACTGTTGACCCGGGCAACAGCCTGCTCGATCGCATGATCGCCCTGGTCGAGAGTGCAAAACGGCAAAAGACGCCGAACGAGATCGCTCTGACTGTCCTGCTGGCCGCGATGACGCTGATTTTCCTGTTGGTCGTAGCCAACCTCGTGCCGCTCGCCGATTTTCTCGGTGTGACGGTGCCTGTCCCGGTGCTCGTGGCCGTGCTTGTCTGCTTGATTCCGACGACCATCGGTGGCCTGTTACCAGCGATTGGCATCGCGGGCATGGACCGGGCAATGCGGGCGAACCTGGTCGCCAAGTCGGGCATGGCCGTGGAAGTGGCCGGTAATATCGATACCTTATTGCTCGATAAAACCGGGACGATCACGCTCGGCGATCGTCAGGCGACGGAATTTCATACGGTCGGGGCCACCGCCAGGCAGCACCTGCTGGACGCGGCCTATCTCGCTTCGCTCGCCGATCCCACGCCCGAAGGGCAGTCAACCGTCAAACTGGCGGCGGATCAGGGTGCCGAAGCAACCAATGGCGACCATGACGCGTTCATCGAGTTCTCCGCCGAGACCCGGTTGTCGGGTGTTGATCGCACCGATGGCACGCGCATCCGCAAAGGGGCGACCGACGCCATCCAACATTTTGTCGAGGAAGGCGAGGCGACATACGATGCGGAGGCCGACCAGATCGTGGACCGAGTCGCCCGCAGCGGCGCAACGCCACTGGTGGTAGCCGACACCACCGGCGTGTTGGGTGTGATCGCTCTGTCGGATGTCATCAAACCCGGCATCGACGAACGCTTGCGCAGTCTATCCGAGGTCGGGGTGCGCACGGTCATGATCACCGGTGACAATCCACTCACCGCTGCGGCGATTGCGGCGGAAGCGGGCGTCGACGACTACCGGGCGGAGGTCGCTCCCGAGGATAAGCTCAATCTTATCCGTGAGGAGCAAACAAACGGGCGCTTGGTGGCCATGATGGGAGACGGCACCAATGACGCGCCCGCACTCGCACAAGCTGATCTCGGACTAGCCATGAATGCGGGCACTCAAGCAGCCCGTGAAGCCGGCAACATGGTCGATCTCGATTCCGATCCGGGCAAGCTGATCGAGGTCGTCGAAATCGGCAAGCAACTGCTGATTACGCGCGGCGCTTTGACCACGTTTTCGCTGGCGAATGACGTGGCCAAGTACTTCGTCATCCTGCCGGCGATCTTTGCGGCGAGCATCCCGGCACTGGGTGCCTTGAACATACTGGGCATGGCGACACCGACCTCGGCCGTGTTGGCGGCGGTCATCTTCAATGCGCTGCTGATCCCAGCGCTCGTGCCGTTCGCACTACGGGGCGTGCGCTTCAAACCGCAGTCGAGTGCTGGCCTGCTTCGGCGCAATATGTTGCTCTACGGGTTGGGCGGACTCGTACTGCCATTTATCGCCATGAAAGCAATCGACCTCGTTTTAGGCTTGGCCGTCTGA
- the kdpC gene encoding potassium-transporting ATPase subunit KdpC, whose protein sequence is MNEFASNHTPDFNTSWIPALRAALVLMVLCGGIYPAITTMISGTLFPWQSTGSLIVRDGQPVGSALVGQPFVSNRYFYGRPSAAGYDPTAVSGSDWAPNNPELRARADKRSAQIAARENVSRADIPVNLIAASGSGLDPHVSPQAAYLQAERVAQARDMPVTEVHSAIQRHIKKPVLGVLGDRRVNVLELNLALDTSSGNT, encoded by the coding sequence ATGAACGAGTTTGCATCCAACCACACACCGGATTTCAACACATCCTGGATCCCAGCACTGCGCGCGGCGCTGGTTCTAATGGTGCTCTGCGGTGGCATATACCCTGCTATCACGACCATGATAAGCGGCACGCTTTTCCCTTGGCAGTCGACTGGCAGCCTCATCGTGCGCGATGGTCAGCCGGTCGGCTCGGCCCTTGTAGGGCAGCCGTTTGTCAGCAATCGCTACTTCTACGGACGACCTTCGGCCGCCGGTTATGACCCGACCGCCGTATCGGGGTCAGACTGGGCGCCGAACAACCCCGAGCTTAGAGCGCGTGCGGACAAACGCTCGGCCCAGATCGCTGCACGTGAGAACGTGTCGCGCGCCGATATTCCGGTCAACCTCATTGCCGCATCCGGATCAGGGCTCGACCCGCACGTGTCACCGCAAGCCGCCTATCTGCAGGCCGAGCGTGTCGCCCAGGCGCGCGACATGCCGGTCACCGAGGTGCATTCGGCGATCCAACGCCATATCAAGAAACCGGTGCTCGGGGTTCTCGGGGACCGCCGGGTGAATGTTCTTGAGCTCAACCTGGCGCTGGACACCAGCAGCGGGAACACCTAA